ACCAGATTCTCTGTTTCCCAAACGACGATATTGCAACGAACAAAACGAaccgaaagaaaaaggacaCAGCTTCTCGTGAGAAAGAGCGCCCTTAAACCAGAGCTTCTCAGGATACTCCTTTTTtcgttctcctctccctccctctgtcctAGTTTTCCGCGCATGGTGTTGTCTCTGCAGGGTCCTCCTATCACGTGGTTTCCGtaagagagggtgtgtgcgcgggcGTTTGTTTTGTTGGTTGTGGTGTGTCTGGATCTTCGTTCATTCTGAATGTATATATTTTTCGTTGCCCCACCCTTTTTCGTCTACCGCGTGCCCGTAGCACCGTTGactttctttttgtttttctcacTCTGTGCGAGGTCTCAGGCAACTCTAGTCGGGTCGTTCTATTCCCGCAattgttttcctctcttttcggtTTCTAGCCCCCccctttatttttttttcatcaGTCCCTGTGAGTCGGTGGGGTTTGGTCCGTGGATTCCTCTGTGTCTCATCATCGGTACAGGCAACAGGTCCATACTAGAGCAGCTCGttgaaggggaaggggagtaCTGGCACGTCGCGAGGCACACCGATAGGAAAAAAAATAGGGGAGATCAGACACACGTGGTACCTGCTGAGAGAGTCATCAGCGCATTTTTGTAGGCGTATCTTCTGTAttcttcccttcttcactTGCGCGGTTGTGTGGTCCCCACGTTTATCATTCGAAAGTGTGCCACACGTTAAGTGCAGGAAAGAAGTGAAAAGTACATGCCTGTTGTGTGCTCATTtacagcggcagtgctgctgagcagtgCGCCAGTTGTAGTAGACGCGCTCTCCGTAGAGGGCCTCGACCATGAGGAAAGAGACAGCTACACTGCATCTGGTCGCCAGCAGGACTATCCAAGGTCTGTCACGACGGACTCGAAAAGCACAGAGCTGTCGTCTAGTAGCTCTATTGTAGATAGCAAGGACGCTCCTCGGCCTGACCATTCGCGATGGCGGGATCTGTGCGGTAGCCGTGCATACAGTCGTTGTGTCCTCACGTACGTCACGGTCACCGTTTGCGTCGCGTATCTTTTCCTGCCAGTTGTCCTGTGGTGTCTcgcgcggtggtggcgctgcggggtGCACCAGCTCCACAGGCGGCACTCCGTCGATGATTCGTCCGGCGAGGAAAACGACGGTGTAATGCGGTATAGAGACGCAGAGGTGGCTCGCCATGGGCTTCTCTCAGGCCGCTGGCATGACCCGCAGGACGTTCCGGACAGTGAGAGTGCAAGATACCGTGCAGTCGAAAGCAGTTGTAGCTCTCTTGGCACTCTCTTTCAGATCCACAACTCGATTCTGCAGGGACCGCGCTTGTGGGGAGTGCTCCAACATACACCAATAGGGCTCTTTTGCACCCTGGCGCAGCCCACAGGCCCTACTGGTGAGCTAGGGCAGGCAGAGTCGCTCGCTGTGGACCTCGGCGAGGGAGCGATTGATGAGAGACGTGATTCCTGGAATTTATCACGAGACGCTGACTGCACAGTGTCGACCTCTTCACGTGCTTCTGCCTCGAGTTTGCACATGCATGAAGGAGTGTTTcgcgccaccacagcgagcGACTCTTCAGACAGAGACAAGAATCCCAGCGTTCACAGAGATGCCAACAACGCTGAAGACAGCACGTGTGATCGATGCTGCTCACGCgagagcgactgcagcgaTGACGCTCACACGGAAGTTAAGCAACCCGCGCTCTGTGGGGTTGCGGCAGACGAGCACTGGTCTCCCTTCCGCAGTAGGACTCATGTACGGCCACAGGTGATCTACTTCAACAGCGCCTTCGACACCGAAGACGATCTACTTACCAGTACGTACGAGAGCACGAGCAGTGGCAGTCAGTTTCTCTACGGCAGCCTGGCCGCCGCGACCCCTTCCACACCGTCCGCTATGGGTGACGTGCTCTCGTCGCacacgcctcccccaccgACGGACACGACCGAGTTATTGCTGCGCAACTCGGGGTCGAGCGACTGCGCACTTGACGCGGATGCCCTCCACAACACTCGGTGTGCGCATGTCGCCCTTCCGTACATGGGGACCGCCCTCCTCGACGTTGGGGCGACATGCCACACCGACCTGAGCATCAATGAAGATTCGTTTGAGAGGGGCTACTGCCCACCTACCTTGCCCTCCAGCGCAGCCCTCTGCAGCACAGTGGGGCCACGCAGTAGTGAGGTGGAGTCTGTAGCGCCACCGTCTGAAAACACAGCCACGGCTGCGCCATTCTCTGTGCTACAAGAAGCCTCGTATCCACCGGTGCCCAATGAGAcaaaggcggcgctgccagaCGCATACGTGCCGAATGACAGGCTCGACACGATGGGCGGGGACATGGTAGAAGAAGTGGTGGACAGTGCCGCATCTAGCCGGAGCTATATCCCTACTGCCCATCTGCGCCGTTTGCCGGCCGCTGAGCCACCGAAGGTACGAGGAAAGCGCTCGTCGGCGAGATACCGTGAGCCATGGCAGCCGCTCCTTGTCCCTTGCAAGAGACCTTCTCTCGCTGAGGTTGCTGGCATGACGACTCTTTCAACGCTTTCTGCACCGAGCTCAACGGTGTGCAATCGCGTTCAACGGGCTCCCGACCCGAGCTCGCTCGGGGACGATCTCGACAACTTGAGGCTCGCCGCCGAGGTTGGCGGCGCTGAAAGTAACACGACCGGCGACGGCACTCGCGCCTGCAGATGCATAAGGAGGTCCCGATCTCGTACCCTGACGCTAGCTCcggggagagagcaagggATAGCAGGCACATCAGTTGTGCCAACTGTAGTACCCTATAGCGATGCGAGCGTCTGCTCGAACCTCGAGCCCACGGCGCCACTTGTGGCTGCTAGCAGCCCTTTCCGACCACAATCGGCGCCGATTTCCGTGTGCTTTCCTACGCC
This DNA window, taken from Leishmania panamensis strain MHOM/PA/94/PSC-1 chromosome 34 sequence, encodes the following:
- a CDS encoding hypothetical protein (TriTrypDB/GeneDB-style sysID: LpmP.34.2290) is translated as MPVVCSFTAAVLLSSAPVVVDALSVEGLDHEERDSYTASGRQQDYPRSVTTDSKSTELSSSSSIVDSKDAPRPDHSRWRDLCGSRAYSRCVLTYVTVTVCVAYLFLPVVLWCLARWWRCGVHQLHRRHSVDDSSGEENDGVMRYRDAEVARHGLLSGRWHDPQDVPDSESARYRAVESSCSSLGTLFQIHNSILQGPRLWGVLQHTPIGLFCTLAQPTGPTGELGQAESLAVDLGEGAIDERRDSWNLSRDADCTVSTSSRASASSLHMHEGVFRATTASDSSDRDKNPSVHRDANNAEDSTCDRCCSRESDCSDDAHTEVKQPALCGVAADEHWSPFRSRTHVRPQVIYFNSAFDTEDDLLTSTYESTSSGSQFLYGSLAAATPSTPSAMGDVLSSHTPPPPTDTTELLLRNSGSSDCALDADALHNTRCAHVALPYMGTALLDVGATCHTDLSINEDSFERGYCPPTLPSSAALCSTVGPRSSEVESVAPPSENTATAAPFSVLQEASYPPVPNETKAALPDAYVPNDRLDTMGGDMVEEVVDSAASSRSYIPTAHLRRLPAAEPPKVRGKRSSARYREPWQPLLVPCKRPSLAEVAGMTTLSTLSAPSSTVCNRVQRAPDPSSLGDDLDNLRLAAEVGGAESNTTGDGTRACRCIRRSRSRTLTLAPGREQGIAGTSVVPTVVPYSDASVCSNLEPTAPLVAASSPFRPQSAPISVCFPTPGAAHTFMDKSDADSSEQCRWLPHGVGQRPSLNLSVEERTLLLRSRKWLFPLIDGTDEIE